The following coding sequences lie in one Danio rerio strain Tuebingen ecotype United States chromosome 3, GRCz12tu, whole genome shotgun sequence genomic window:
- the nucb1 gene encoding nucleobindin-1 isoform X1, translating to MTGSFKALLLLSLCLLVWAVPIDRNPDPPQEEKAEENVDTGLYYDRYLREVIEVLETDPHFREKLQTANTEDIKNGRLSKELDLVGHHVRTRLDELKRQEVSRLRMLLKAKLDSTNAQSVQMDHASLLKQFEHLDPHNQNTFEAKDLELLIATATKDLENYDAERHEEFKRYEMLKEHERREYLKSLDQEKREKEEKRMEELKEKHRQHPKVNSPGSVDQLREVWEETDGLDPQEFNPKTFFKLHDTNSDGVLDVQELEALFTKELEKVYDPKNEEDDMVEMEEERLRMREHVMQNVDVNHDRLVSLEEFLKSTEKRELNNQKEWETLDDTKPVYTEEELQRFETELRDKELELGRRAEKLRQEQELLKERSKALEAQKREYQQAVMEMSQKQKEQQALNKQPPSGPNGELKFQEGIQKLINEDRQAVKVPDQQTGDVQNNLPAEPPQNLPQHTS from the exons ATGACAGGAAGCTTTAAAGCTCTGCTGCTTCTGTCTCTGTGTCTGCTGGTTTGGGCAGTGCCAATAGACCGCAACCCAGACCCTCCTCAGGAGGAGAAAGCAGAGGAGAATGTG GACACTGGACTGTACTATGACCGTTACCTCAGAGAGGTGATTGAGGTGCTGGAAACAGATCCTCACTTCAGGGAAAAACTGCAGACTGCCAACACAGAGGACATTAAG AACGGACGCCTCAGTAAGGAGTTGGATTTGGTGGGTCATCATGTCAGAACTCGACTGGACGAGCTAAAGAGGCAGGAGGTCTCGCGCCTCAGGATGCTGCTGAAGGCTAAACTGGACAGCACCAATGCCCAGA GTGTTCAGATGGATCACGCCTCCTTGTTGAAGCAGTTTGAACATCTGGATCCTCATAATCAGAACACTTTTGAGGCCAAAGACCTGGAACTGCTTATCGCCACA GCCACTAAAGATCTTGAGAATTACGATGCAGAGCGCCATGAAGAGTTTAAGCGCTATGAGATGCTAAAGGAGCACGAGAGAAGGGAGTACCTGAAGAGTTTGGACCAGGAGAAGAGGGAGAAGGAGGAGAAGAGGATGGAGGAGTTAAAAGAAAAGCACCGGCAACATCCTAAAGTTAACTCCCCG GGTAGTGTGGATCAGTTGCGAGAGGTCTGGGAGGAGACGGATGGGCTGGATCCACAAGAGTTCAATcccaagactttttttaaattacatg ATACAAACAGTGACGGTGTGTTGGATGTGCAAGAGCTGGAGGCTCTCTTCACAAAAGAG CTGGAGAAGGTGTATGATCCCAAGAATGAAGAAGATGACATGGTGGAGATGGAGGAGGAGAGGCTGAGGATGCGAGAACATGTCATGCAAAAC GTGGATGTCAATCACGATCGTCTGGTCAGCCTGGAAGAGTTTCTCAAATCCACAGAGAAGAGAGAGTTAAACAACCAAAAAGAATGGGAG ACGCTGGATGACACAAAGCCGGTGTATACAGAAGAGGAGCTGCAGCGCTTTGAGACAGAACTTCGGGATAAAGAGCTGGAGCTCGGCAGAAGAGCAGAGAAATTAAGACAGGAGCAGGAACttctgaaagagagaagcaaagctCTTGAAGCACAGAAACGAGAATATCAGCAG GCAGTGATGGAGATGTCACAGAAGCAAAAGGAGCAACAGGCACTGAACAAACAGCCTCCCTCGGGTCCTAATGGGGAGCTTAAGTTCCAAGAGGGCATCCAGAAACTAATAAATGAAGACCGTCAAG CAGTGAAAGTACCAGACCAACAGACTGGAGATGTTCAAAACAACCTTCCAGCTGAGCCACCACAGAatctgcctcaacacacctcctaa
- the nucb1 gene encoding nucleobindin-1 precursor (The RefSeq protein has 1 substitution compared to this genomic sequence): MTGSFKALLLLSLCLLVWAVPIDRNPDPPQEEKAEENVDTGLYYDRYLREVIEVLETDPHFREKLQTANTEDIKNGRLSKELDLVGHHVRTRLDELKRQEVSRLRMLLKAKLDSTNAQSVQMDHASLLKQFEHLDPHNQNTFEAKDLELLIATATKDLENYDAERHEEFKRYEMLKEHERREYLKSLDQEKREKEEKRMEELKEKHRQHPKVNSPGSVDQLREVWEETDGLDPQEFNPKTFFKLHDTNSDGVLDVQELEALFTKELEKVYDPKNEEDDMVEMEEERLRMREHVMQNVDVNHDRLVSLEEFLKSTEKRELNNQKEWETLDDTKPVYTEEELQRFETELRDKELELGRRAEKLRQEQELLKERSKALEAQKREYQQAVMEMSQKQKEQQALSKQPPSGPNGELKFQEGIQKLINEDRQVKVPDQQTGDVQNNLPAEPPQNLPQHTS, encoded by the exons ATGACAGGAAGCTTTAAAGCTCTGCTGCTTCTGTCTCTGTGTCTGCTGGTTTGGGCAGTGCCAATAGACCGCAACCCAGACCCTCCTCAGGAGGAGAAAGCAGAGGAGAATGTG GACACTGGACTGTACTATGACCGTTACCTCAGAGAGGTGATTGAGGTGCTGGAAACAGATCCTCACTTCAGGGAAAAACTGCAGACTGCCAACACAGAGGACATTAAG AACGGACGCCTCAGTAAGGAGTTGGATTTGGTGGGTCATCATGTCAGAACTCGACTGGACGAGCTAAAGAGGCAGGAGGTCTCGCGCCTCAGGATGCTGCTGAAGGCTAAACTGGACAGCACCAATGCCCAGA GTGTTCAGATGGATCACGCCTCCTTGTTGAAGCAGTTTGAACATCTGGATCCTCATAATCAGAACACTTTTGAGGCCAAAGACCTGGAACTGCTTATCGCCACA GCCACTAAAGATCTTGAGAATTACGATGCAGAGCGCCATGAAGAGTTTAAGCGCTATGAGATGCTAAAGGAGCACGAGAGAAGGGAGTACCTGAAGAGTTTGGACCAGGAGAAGAGGGAGAAGGAGGAGAAGAGGATGGAGGAGTTAAAAGAAAAGCACCGGCAACATCCTAAAGTTAACTCCCCG GGTAGTGTGGATCAGTTGCGAGAGGTCTGGGAGGAGACGGATGGGCTGGATCCACAAGAGTTCAATcccaagactttttttaaattacatg ATACAAACAGTGACGGTGTGTTGGATGTGCAAGAGCTGGAGGCTCTCTTCACAAAAGAG CTGGAGAAGGTGTATGATCCCAAGAATGAAGAAGATGACATGGTGGAGATGGAGGAGGAGAGGCTGAGGATGCGAGAACATGTCATGCAAAAC GTGGATGTCAATCACGATCGTCTGGTCAGCCTGGAAGAGTTTCTCAAATCCACAGAGAAGAGAGAGTTAAACAACCAAAAAGAATGGGAG ACGCTGGATGACACAAAGCCGGTGTATACAGAAGAGGAGCTGCAGCGCTTTGAGACAGAACTTCGGGATAAAGAGCTGGAGCTCGGCAGAAGAGCAGAGAAATTAAGACAGGAGCAGGAACttctgaaagagagaagcaaagctCTTGAAGCACAGAAACGAGAATATCAGCAG GCAGTGATGGAGATGTCACAGAAGCAAAAGGAGCAACAGGCACTGAACAAACAGCCTCCCTCGGGTCCTAATGGGGAGCTTAAGTTCCAAGAGGGCATCCAGAAACTAATAAATGAAGACCGTCAAG TGAAAGTACCAGACCAACAGACTGGAGATGTTCAAAACAACCTTCCAGCTGAGCCACCACAGAatctgcctcaacacacctcctaa